A genomic window from Thermocrinis sp. includes:
- the thiE gene encoding thiamine phosphate synthase has translation MERLHRRGSRLSLKDMNLSVYLVTDDAFFKDRDLISTVEQAIQGGITALQYRFKQKSSRQMYEELLVLRELTKRYGVELVVNDRVDLALAVEADGVHVGEKDLPPDVVRKLVGNKMYIGYSVNSLEKLREVEHLPIDYIGFGSIYETSTKKDYKLVGIEALRQAVKMTSKPIVAIGGITHYRVAEVLESGAKGIAVVSAILGFEDVKSATQSLVEACKSYYRKKMHSL, from the coding sequence TTGGAACGCTTGCATAGGCGTGGAAGCAGGCTATCTTTAAAAGATATGAACCTAAGCGTATATTTGGTTACCGACGATGCCTTCTTCAAAGATAGGGACCTTATAAGCACCGTAGAACAGGCAATACAGGGAGGAATTACTGCCCTTCAGTATAGGTTCAAGCAAAAAAGCTCAAGGCAGATGTACGAAGAGCTTTTGGTTCTGAGGGAGCTAACCAAAAGATACGGTGTGGAGCTTGTGGTTAATGACAGAGTAGATTTGGCTCTTGCAGTGGAAGCAGATGGGGTGCATGTGGGAGAAAAGGACCTTCCGCCGGACGTGGTAAGAAAACTCGTAGGAAACAAAATGTACATAGGATACTCCGTAAATAGCTTGGAAAAGCTAAGAGAAGTAGAGCATCTGCCTATAGACTACATAGGCTTTGGCTCTATATACGAAACTTCAACGAAAAAAGACTACAAGCTTGTGGGTATAGAAGCCCTTAGGCAGGCAGTAAAGATGACTTCAAAACCAATAGTAGCAATTGGGGGTATCACTCACTACAGAGTGGCCGAGGTTTTGGAAAGCGGGGCAAAGGGTATTGCAGTCGTTTCCGCCATACTCGGGTTTGAAGACGTGAAGAGTGCTACCCAAAGCTTGGTAGAGGCTTGTAAAAGTTATTACAGAAAAAAGATGCATTCCTTATGA
- a CDS encoding CoA-binding protein: protein MRELHHPHQDDALEVLKSAKVVAVVGISPDPERPSYYVSERVINKGKHRVYFVNPKYAGQEILGIKVLSSLQEVPEPVDIVNVFRNPAHIEPIFEEALKVGAKCVWLQPGCENPEVIEKYKDRIKVVWNACIGVEAGYL, encoded by the coding sequence ATGAGAGAACTCCATCATCCACACCAAGATGACGCTCTGGAAGTTTTAAAAAGTGCAAAGGTCGTTGCGGTTGTGGGCATATCTCCAGATCCAGAAAGACCTTCTTACTACGTTTCAGAGAGGGTTATAAACAAAGGAAAGCACAGGGTTTATTTTGTCAATCCAAAGTATGCGGGTCAGGAAATACTCGGTATAAAAGTTTTGTCCTCTTTGCAGGAAGTGCCAGAGCCTGTAGATATAGTAAATGTTTTTAGAAACCCAGCACACATAGAGCCCATTTTTGAAGAAGCCCTAAAGGTAGGTGCCAAGTGTGTATGGTTACAACCCGGCTGTGAAAACCCAGAGGTTATAGAAAAGTACAAAGATAGAATAAAAGTTGTTTGGAACGCTTGCATAGGCGTGGAAGCAGGCTATCTTTAA
- the gcvPA gene encoding aminomethyl-transferring glycine dehydrogenase subunit GcvPA translates to MYIPHSEEKTKEILNTLGLSSLEELFSHIDPSLLEKTENLPEPKSEEELRRYFKELAKLNKPLVYFVGGGAYDRIIPSAIWQILSRGEYLTAYTPYQAEASQGTLQALFEYQTLVCELTGMEVANASMYDGASALAEAVLMARAIKGRGNKVILTEGINPFYRDVVKTYLFGYQDLLEAIPLTYEGTVDLELLEKHLKDGTCHALAVQYPNFFGFVEPLKEISWLAQHYEVPLIVVADPIALAILEPPGKFGAHIVVGEGQQMGVPLNFGGPYVGFFASREELVRKMPGRIVGLAEDVKGQRAFTLILQTREQHIRRERATSNICTNQNLMALANLLYMVLFGKKGLREVAIQSLSKALYLKEKLLELGFEVPYTGKHLWEFPVKHPRAEEIYQKLLEKGFVFGLPLKRFGYGDRLLVAVTEKRTKEDMDQLLETVKNMI, encoded by the coding sequence ATGTATATCCCCCACTCGGAAGAAAAAACAAAAGAGATTCTAAACACCTTAGGACTGTCCTCTTTAGAGGAGCTTTTCTCACACATAGATCCCTCCCTTTTGGAGAAAACGGAAAACCTTCCTGAACCTAAGTCTGAGGAAGAGCTAAGAAGATACTTCAAAGAACTGGCAAAACTAAACAAGCCATTGGTCTATTTTGTGGGTGGGGGAGCATATGATCGCATCATCCCATCCGCTATATGGCAGATACTAAGCAGAGGAGAGTATCTGACCGCATACACTCCATACCAAGCGGAAGCCTCTCAGGGCACCCTTCAGGCTCTGTTTGAATATCAGACGCTTGTGTGCGAGCTAACGGGTATGGAAGTAGCAAACGCCAGTATGTATGACGGCGCTTCTGCGCTGGCAGAGGCGGTGCTTATGGCAAGGGCTATTAAAGGCAGAGGCAATAAGGTTATTCTTACAGAAGGGATAAATCCTTTTTACAGAGATGTGGTAAAGACGTATCTTTTTGGATATCAAGACCTTTTGGAGGCTATTCCCCTCACCTATGAAGGAACTGTGGATTTGGAACTTTTGGAAAAGCATCTAAAAGATGGAACATGTCATGCGTTAGCGGTTCAGTATCCTAACTTCTTTGGCTTTGTGGAACCCTTAAAGGAAATTTCTTGGCTTGCCCAACATTACGAGGTGCCGTTGATAGTGGTGGCAGACCCCATAGCCTTGGCTATTTTGGAACCTCCTGGCAAGTTTGGAGCTCACATAGTGGTGGGGGAAGGACAGCAGATGGGTGTTCCATTAAACTTTGGGGGTCCCTATGTGGGCTTTTTTGCAAGCAGGGAGGAACTCGTCAGAAAAATGCCGGGAAGAATAGTGGGCTTGGCAGAAGACGTAAAGGGCCAACGCGCTTTTACTCTAATACTTCAAACAAGGGAACAGCACATAAGAAGGGAAAGGGCTACTTCTAATATATGCACAAACCAAAATCTTATGGCTTTAGCAAATCTGCTTTATATGGTCCTTTTTGGGAAAAAGGGTCTTAGGGAAGTGGCGATCCAGAGCTTGTCAAAGGCTTTATATCTGAAGGAAAAACTCTTAGAGCTGGGCTTTGAGGTGCCATACACCGGAAAACATCTTTGGGAGTTTCCAGTAAAACACCCGAGGGCAGAGGAGATCTACCAAAAACTCTTGGAAAAAGGCTTTGTGTTTGGCTTACCTTTAAAAAGGTTTGGCTACGGCGACCGCTTGCTCGTTGCAGTTACAGAAAAGAGAACAAAAGAAGATATGGACCAGCTTTTAGAGACTGTAAAGAATATGATATAA
- the gcvH gene encoding glycine cleavage system protein GcvH → MEDFFVGKYLVKADRYYTKDHEWALVKGNRAWVGITDYAQKELGDIVYVDLPSVGEEFESGDTLANVESVKSVSPIYSPVSGRVIEVNEALNDEPAIINESPYEDGWIAVLELADVSEVEDLLSPKEYAEILVELILEEKGEKVTLQLPEEESPIIEESLETLPEEDLRYEEKER, encoded by the coding sequence ATGGAAGACTTTTTTGTAGGAAAGTATTTAGTAAAGGCGGACAGGTATTATACGAAGGATCATGAATGGGCTTTAGTGAAGGGCAACAGAGCTTGGGTGGGTATAACAGACTATGCACAGAAGGAGCTGGGGGATATAGTTTATGTAGACCTGCCCTCTGTAGGAGAGGAGTTTGAAAGCGGGGACACGTTGGCCAACGTTGAATCTGTAAAAAGTGTCTCTCCGATTTATTCTCCAGTGTCTGGTAGGGTGATAGAGGTTAATGAAGCTCTAAACGACGAGCCTGCTATCATCAATGAATCTCCTTACGAGGACGGGTGGATTGCAGTTTTAGAACTGGCGGACGTATCCGAGGTGGAAGATCTTCTCTCCCCTAAGGAGTATGCTGAAATACTTGTGGAGTTGATATTGGAAGAGAAGGGCGAAAAAGTTACTCTACAGCTCCCAGAAGAAGAAAGCCCCATCATTGAGGAATCCTTAGAAACACTGCCAGAAGAAGATTTGAGGTATGAAGAAAAGGAACGGTAA
- a CDS encoding inositol-3-phosphate synthase, with translation MKKKIRIAIAGVGNCASALIQGIHYYEKNQANDVSGLMFEDVGGYKPWDIEVVAAWDIDARKVGKDVSEAIFAAPNCTTVFEPDIPKKGVKVRKGKVLDGFAPHMANYPPDRTFVLSDEKEDELEDVVRVLKETETEILINYVPVGSEQAARFYAEACLRAGVSFINGMPTFIVSDPEWAKRFEQEGIPVVGDDIKSQVGATIVHRTLVQLFTDRGVKIDRTYQLNFGGNTDFLNMLERERLKTKKISKTSAVESLLPYDIGYENIHIGPSDWVPWLKDRKIAYIRLEGRLFGDVPMYLELKLDVEDSPNSGGSMIDAIRCCKLARDRGIGGPLYSISAYTMKHPPIQYPDWQARKMVEEFIRGERER, from the coding sequence ATGAAGAAAAAAATAAGGATTGCTATTGCTGGTGTGGGCAATTGCGCAAGCGCTTTGATTCAAGGAATTCATTACTACGAAAAAAATCAAGCGAATGATGTAAGTGGTTTGATGTTTGAAGATGTGGGAGGATACAAACCATGGGACATAGAAGTTGTTGCCGCATGGGACATTGACGCAAGGAAGGTTGGAAAGGATGTATCCGAAGCTATCTTTGCTGCGCCTAACTGCACCACTGTATTTGAACCTGATATTCCAAAGAAAGGTGTAAAGGTGCGTAAAGGGAAGGTGTTGGACGGATTTGCACCCCACATGGCTAATTATCCACCAGACCGTACCTTTGTACTTTCCGATGAAAAAGAGGATGAACTGGAGGATGTTGTCAGAGTGCTAAAAGAAACCGAGACTGAGATACTCATAAACTATGTACCCGTCGGCTCGGAACAGGCGGCAAGGTTTTACGCAGAAGCTTGCCTTAGAGCGGGAGTTTCCTTCATAAATGGTATGCCTACCTTTATAGTCTCGGACCCAGAGTGGGCAAAGCGTTTTGAACAAGAGGGAATACCAGTGGTTGGGGATGACATAAAGTCCCAGGTGGGTGCGACTATAGTTCACAGAACCTTGGTTCAGCTTTTCACGGACAGGGGGGTAAAAATAGACAGAACTTATCAGCTCAACTTTGGGGGTAACACGGACTTTTTAAACATGCTAGAAAGGGAAAGGTTAAAAACTAAGAAAATATCAAAGACCTCCGCCGTCGAATCCCTGCTTCCTTACGATATAGGATACGAAAACATTCACATAGGACCTTCCGATTGGGTTCCCTGGCTAAAGGATAGAAAGATCGCATACATAAGGTTAGAGGGAAGACTTTTTGGTGATGTACCCATGTATTTGGAGCTAAAGCTTGATGTGGAAGACTCACCAAACAGTGGAGGTTCAATGATAGATGCCATAAGGTGTTGTAAGCTAGCAAGAGACAGGGGTATTGGTGGTCCTCTGTATTCTATAAGCGCATACACCATGAAACATCCACCCATACAGTACCCCGACTGGCAGGCAAGGAAAATGGTAGAGGAGTTTATCAGAGGTGAAAGGGAAAGATGA
- a CDS encoding alanine--glyoxylate aminotransferase family protein, producing MKERLFTPGPVEIPERVRKVLGEQIIHHRTDEFKRAFLEVRELFKRLVEDSSENFVFFASSGTGAMEASILNFFEEGDKVIVVNGGKFGERWLNLAKHWGLNPVEYKVEWGNSADPNKVKELMDRNSDCKGVLMQISETSTGVYHPTKEIGSLCREREVLLVADAITALGVYKIVPSEWGIDVLIGGSQKGFLLPPGLSVVWFSRNAEKRLKERAFYFSIKKEIKKQLEGQTAWTPAISLILAMKESLSMLLEEGMEKVEKRHRTLSKATLRAIEVLGLKRFAQNPSISVSAIASEQAENIRRELLRHGIRTAGGQDELKGKIFRISHMGVDPKDGLMLIGMLEVVLKKLGLCQRLGEGVKAYSEVFIESGLW from the coding sequence ATGAAGGAAAGGCTTTTTACACCAGGTCCTGTGGAAATTCCAGAAAGGGTCAGAAAGGTCTTAGGAGAACAAATCATCCACCACAGAACGGATGAATTCAAAAGAGCTTTCTTAGAGGTCAGAGAACTCTTTAAAAGGCTGGTAGAAGATAGCTCAGAGAACTTTGTATTTTTCGCAAGCTCTGGCACGGGTGCTATGGAAGCGAGCATTCTCAACTTCTTTGAAGAGGGGGATAAGGTAATAGTGGTAAATGGCGGAAAGTTTGGGGAACGCTGGCTTAATCTGGCAAAGCACTGGGGACTAAATCCAGTAGAGTATAAAGTAGAGTGGGGTAATTCTGCGGACCCAAATAAAGTTAAAGAGCTAATGGATAGAAATTCAGACTGTAAGGGAGTGCTTATGCAGATATCCGAAACATCCACAGGTGTTTACCATCCCACAAAGGAGATAGGTTCTCTATGTAGAGAAAGAGAGGTTTTGCTGGTGGCAGACGCAATAACAGCCCTTGGGGTTTATAAAATCGTGCCTTCTGAATGGGGAATAGATGTTCTTATTGGTGGCTCTCAGAAGGGATTTCTTTTGCCCCCTGGACTTTCGGTGGTTTGGTTTTCCAGAAATGCTGAAAAGAGATTAAAAGAGAGGGCCTTTTACTTTAGTATAAAAAAGGAGATTAAAAAGCAGTTGGAAGGTCAAACTGCGTGGACGCCAGCCATAAGCTTAATACTGGCTATGAAGGAAAGCTTAAGTATGCTTTTGGAAGAGGGGATGGAAAAGGTAGAAAAAAGACATAGAACTCTTTCTAAGGCAACCCTAAGAGCAATAGAGGTTTTAGGTTTAAAACGGTTTGCCCAAAATCCATCTATTTCCGTATCCGCCATAGCCTCCGAGCAAGCAGAAAATATAAGAAGGGAGCTTTTAAGACATGGCATAAGAACTGCCGGCGGTCAGGATGAGTTAAAGGGAAAGATATTCAGAATATCCCATATGGGAGTGGATCCAAAGGATGGATTGATGCTTATAGGTATGCTGGAGGTGGTGCTTAAAAAGCTGGGCCTTTGCCAAAGATTGGGAGAGGGTGTAAAAGCATACTCTGAAGTATTTATAGAAAGTGGATTATGGTAA
- the pspA gene encoding phosphoserine phosphatase PspA, with the protein MVKLFLVRHAESEWNPIGRYQGLLDPDLSERGKIQAQLLAKALEKEKIDVIYSSPLKRTYQTALAIASKHNLEVIQERRIIEIDHGVWSGMLVDEVKQKYSEDFRRWLEEPHKIKFEGGESLEEVYARVREFLEFVKQSHQNQTVVVTSHTVPIRAMLCTLLNIDLSKFWAFGCDNASYTLVHMEERRNVIVKLNITCHLGEWYVQAHSAL; encoded by the coding sequence ATGGTAAAGCTATTTTTGGTCAGGCATGCGGAAAGCGAATGGAATCCGATAGGCAGGTATCAGGGGCTTTTGGATCCTGATCTTTCGGAAAGAGGGAAAATTCAAGCCCAGCTTTTGGCAAAGGCTTTAGAAAAAGAAAAGATAGATGTAATCTATTCCTCTCCGCTAAAAAGAACTTACCAAACCGCTTTGGCCATAGCAAGTAAGCATAACTTGGAGGTAATACAAGAAAGAAGGATAATAGAGATAGATCATGGCGTTTGGTCTGGTATGCTTGTGGATGAGGTAAAGCAGAAGTATTCGGAGGACTTTAGAAGGTGGTTAGAGGAGCCACACAAGATTAAGTTTGAAGGAGGAGAGTCCTTAGAAGAGGTTTATGCAAGGGTAAGGGAGTTTTTGGAGTTTGTAAAGCAAAGTCACCAAAATCAAACAGTGGTGGTGACTTCTCACACTGTTCCAATAAGAGCAATGCTTTGTACCCTTTTGAACATAGACCTATCCAAGTTTTGGGCTTTTGGTTGTGATAACGCAAGCTATACATTGGTGCATATGGAAGAAAGAAGGAACGTTATAGTTAAACTTAACATAACCTGCCACTTGGGAGAATGGTATGTTCAAGCCCATAGTGCTCTTTAG
- a CDS encoding tetratricopeptide repeat protein, with the protein MFKPIVLFSLLIFLFGFSQIKKEFDLQVEIVAKEVEEKPKIYPPERLPVEEAKPLDLSARLLQPPKEVESLPVSPVREEGPSCGKPKDAIAYKKGVDYYLAGKLTQSEQELSSVLTMPSVYRPMAEYVLGLIKLSQGQKTQALNFFENSCKYPHQYRQASCELFYALSFELKGSVPENRDQFWGVVYKIKHEGKYTVPNCEGAVFKRYCAYVSNFVKGEIDKNYKDSTSVRRAILLFENGQLEEAEKIFTEYSKPIKPYRDIALYYLGLIALQKNKPDLAYRYASLLETINSEYAYSLYSHIASKSVLLARLTYSITKDPRFLNVAGTIAYNNGDYQIAFSNFLEAKKVKYAVYSLIKIGDYRTAYRLLEKKEDKDREDYVWLLESAYWAGMPMENALELVKENHPDLYREYLGWAFFRKGDWASALKYFDDPEYKALCYYNLKKYQEVLNTLQGISSQRANLLKAKSALFLNNPSLARKFLSQNSDEELYLLGISFFMEENYDRAIEYFRKVSRKSPFGPRALMKTADTLYNLGKVEEAKATYWEILKNFPDDPVASQAALALLEGDINLTDAKREELIREYLKKNPNSPYAGELKYQLADILINKGEKKEAQKLLVELYEERGDLKYKALLKLASIEEDKNNKAVLLYKVYKEGPKEESAQARKELIALYTELGDMLSAAELLEVGDFQEKEKAIGLYVKLSQWQKALSLAKELMQMGLRTQFFENNLMEIYQAVKDESLLDYLIKSPDVNISAKAKFEKALILNAQKKPKEALEYLVDISINHKGTSVYNTAIMEGVRIFLSLGLRRDASCFLERFDLKSASKEEKIKFENLRKNLPKCEAR; encoded by the coding sequence ATGTTCAAGCCCATAGTGCTCTTTAGTCTTTTAATCTTTCTCTTTGGCTTTTCGCAAATAAAAAAGGAGTTTGACCTTCAGGTAGAGATAGTGGCAAAGGAAGTTGAAGAAAAGCCCAAGATCTATCCCCCCGAGAGACTACCTGTGGAAGAAGCTAAACCTTTAGACCTCTCTGCAAGGCTTTTGCAACCACCAAAAGAGGTGGAGTCTTTGCCAGTTTCTCCCGTTAGGGAAGAGGGCCCCAGTTGTGGAAAGCCGAAAGATGCAATAGCATACAAAAAAGGAGTGGATTACTATCTTGCGGGGAAACTCACCCAGTCGGAGCAGGAGCTAAGCTCCGTTCTTACCATGCCATCCGTTTACAGACCTATGGCTGAGTATGTTTTAGGTTTGATAAAGCTAAGTCAGGGGCAAAAAACCCAAGCTCTGAACTTTTTTGAAAACTCATGCAAATATCCACACCAATACAGACAAGCATCCTGCGAGCTGTTTTACGCACTAAGTTTTGAGTTAAAGGGAAGTGTTCCAGAGAATAGGGACCAATTTTGGGGAGTAGTTTATAAAATAAAGCACGAAGGAAAATACACAGTTCCAAATTGTGAAGGTGCTGTTTTTAAAAGATACTGTGCATACGTGAGCAATTTTGTAAAGGGGGAGATAGACAAAAACTACAAAGATAGCACAAGTGTAAGGAGGGCTATTTTGCTTTTTGAAAATGGTCAGTTGGAGGAGGCGGAGAAAATATTTACTGAATATTCAAAACCAATAAAACCATACCGAGATATTGCCCTTTACTATTTAGGGCTCATTGCCTTGCAAAAGAACAAGCCAGACTTGGCTTACAGGTACGCAAGCCTTTTAGAAACAATAAACAGCGAATATGCCTACTCCCTTTACTCCCACATAGCTTCAAAGAGCGTACTTTTAGCAAGATTAACCTACAGTATAACAAAGGACCCAAGGTTTTTAAACGTAGCTGGAACAATAGCATACAACAATGGAGATTATCAAATTGCTTTTTCAAACTTTTTAGAGGCTAAAAAGGTTAAGTATGCGGTCTATTCTTTAATCAAAATTGGGGACTATCGCACTGCATACAGACTTTTGGAGAAGAAGGAGGACAAAGATAGAGAAGATTATGTTTGGCTTTTAGAATCTGCCTACTGGGCAGGTATGCCTATGGAAAATGCTTTAGAGCTTGTTAAAGAAAACCATCCGGATCTATATAGAGAGTACTTAGGTTGGGCTTTCTTTAGAAAAGGCGATTGGGCCTCTGCCCTAAAATACTTTGACGATCCAGAGTATAAAGCCCTATGCTACTACAACCTCAAAAAATATCAGGAAGTTTTGAATACTTTACAAGGGATCTCATCCCAAAGGGCCAATTTACTAAAAGCCAAGTCCGCGCTATTTTTGAACAATCCTTCTTTGGCAAGGAAGTTCCTCTCGCAGAACTCAGATGAAGAACTATACCTTTTGGGTATAAGCTTCTTTATGGAGGAAAACTACGACAGAGCTATTGAGTACTTTAGAAAAGTTTCAAGGAAAAGTCCCTTTGGTCCAAGGGCACTGATGAAAACAGCAGATACTCTTTACAACTTGGGAAAGGTAGAAGAAGCGAAAGCTACCTATTGGGAAATCTTAAAGAATTTCCCCGACGATCCTGTGGCTAGTCAGGCTGCCTTGGCCCTTTTGGAGGGAGACATTAACCTCACAGATGCCAAAAGGGAAGAGCTTATAAGAGAGTATTTAAAGAAAAACCCAAACTCGCCGTACGCAGGGGAGCTGAAGTACCAATTAGCAGACATCTTGATAAACAAAGGAGAAAAAAAGGAGGCGCAAAAACTTTTGGTAGAGCTTTACGAAGAGAGGGGAGATTTAAAATACAAAGCGCTACTTAAACTTGCAAGCATTGAAGAAGACAAAAACAACAAAGCGGTACTTTTATACAAGGTTTATAAAGAAGGACCAAAAGAGGAATCTGCCCAGGCTAGAAAAGAACTGATAGCTCTATACACTGAACTGGGAGACATGCTAAGTGCTGCAGAACTTTTGGAAGTTGGAGACTTCCAGGAAAAAGAAAAAGCAATTGGGCTATATGTAAAGCTAAGTCAGTGGCAGAAGGCGTTAAGTTTGGCAAAGGAACTCATGCAAATGGGACTAAGAACTCAATTTTTTGAGAATAACCTGATGGAAATTTATCAAGCAGTTAAAGACGAAAGCTTGCTTGACTACTTAATAAAAAGCCCAGACGTAAATATTTCCGCTAAGGCTAAGTTTGAAAAAGCTCTGATTTTGAACGCCCAGAAGAAACCAAAGGAAGCTCTTGAGTATCTGGTGGATATATCCATTAACCACAAAGGCACATCTGTTTATAATACTGCTATAATGGAAGGAGTACGAATATTTTTAAGTCTCGGTTTGAGGAGGGATGCAAGCTGTTTTTTAGAGAGGTTTGATCTAAAAAGTGCTTCTAAGGAGGAAAAAATCAAGTTTGAAAACTTGAGAAAAAACCTTCCAAAGTGCGAGGCAAGATGA
- a CDS encoding MotA/TolQ/ExbB proton channel family protein, whose amino-acid sequence MLLLLKAGGLAMYPLLLLSIVSWAVVVERFINLRSSNFIPKNLKDAKALLLAKDLDGAFKVLSLDPTPFGKTLYLLLENHIKHGLSKRELMDIVRSEIDLLVPKVEKNLAILSTIASLSPLIGLFGTITGLIKVFRSFSLNQSETALNLLSAGIGEALVAAATGLAVAIPALFFYWIFRIWGNSILNKLEEEAIEVVRAIS is encoded by the coding sequence ATGCTTCTTCTTTTGAAAGCAGGCGGTCTTGCTATGTATCCTCTTTTGCTTCTGTCCATAGTTTCTTGGGCAGTTGTGGTAGAAAGGTTTATAAACCTCCGAAGCTCTAATTTCATACCAAAGAACTTAAAAGATGCCAAAGCTTTGTTGCTTGCCAAAGACTTAGATGGTGCCTTTAAGGTTCTTTCCTTGGACCCTACACCCTTTGGTAAAACCCTTTATTTGCTATTGGAAAACCACATAAAGCATGGATTATCAAAGAGAGAGCTTATGGATATAGTCAGGTCAGAGATAGATCTTTTAGTGCCCAAGGTAGAGAAGAACTTAGCCATACTATCTACTATTGCCAGCTTATCACCCCTCATAGGGTTATTTGGCACAATTACTGGTCTTATAAAAGTGTTTAGATCTTTTTCCTTAAATCAGTCAGAAACCGCACTGAACCTTCTTTCTGCTGGTATAGGGGAAGCGTTGGTGGCAGCGGCCACAGGTCTGGCAGTTGCTATTCCAGCTTTATTTTTTTACTGGATCTTTAGGATATGGGGTAATAGCATACTGAATAAGTTAGAAGAGGAAGCAATTGAGGTTGTTAGGGCTATTTCATGA
- a CDS encoding biopolymer transporter ExbD produces the protein MRRRRLSFDERAYIDVVPLVDTLLAVFLFLAVLAFQSPITLLAVKLPFAQEGEKREVSQVLTVQVLKSGEYILEGQRRNPEEIKQVLGERKPERLVIQADEETPHKFVVRLMDIAKAQDVQEVLIATRKKL, from the coding sequence ATGAGGAGAAGAAGGCTCAGCTTTGATGAAAGGGCATACATAGATGTGGTGCCGCTTGTGGACACACTTTTGGCAGTTTTTCTTTTCCTTGCAGTGCTTGCATTCCAATCTCCCATAACTCTGCTGGCTGTTAAATTACCCTTTGCACAGGAAGGAGAAAAAAGGGAAGTTTCTCAGGTTTTAACCGTTCAGGTCCTAAAAAGCGGAGAATACATATTGGAAGGTCAGAGAAGAAATCCAGAGGAAATAAAGCAAGTTTTAGGGGAAAGAAAGCCAGAAAGGTTGGTCATACAAGCGGATGAGGAAACACCCCACAAGTTTGTAGTCCGGCTTATGGATATAGCCAAGGCCCAGGACGTTCAGGAAGTGCTTATAGCTACAAGAAAGAAGCTCTGA
- a CDS encoding YdcF family protein produces MFFFKKLISHLILPPGIFLIVFLIIAILSKKSRFVRILSLGSALFIYALSIEPTKDLLYKPLESSYPTPSEPKGDAIVILGGGAYSTGILKEDSTKRLLTGFILHKQTGLPLILSGGASVSALPEAEIMRSMLESLGVEKGSLYAEVKSRDTEENAKEVKAICQKLKCKRVILITSAYHMKRAVMSFEKVGLEVVPYPTDFKRDLRYNLYSFLPKMSVMADSYKALREYLGLLWYSFSLDD; encoded by the coding sequence ATGTTTTTCTTTAAAAAGCTAATATCTCACTTGATACTCCCGCCCGGTATTTTTTTGATAGTCTTTCTGATAATAGCCATACTAAGTAAAAAGAGCAGGTTTGTAAGGATCCTGTCTTTGGGCTCCGCTCTGTTTATTTACGCCCTTTCCATAGAACCAACAAAAGACCTGCTGTATAAACCTTTAGAGTCTTCCTACCCCACTCCCTCGGAGCCAAAGGGAGATGCTATAGTGATCTTGGGGGGTGGAGCCTACAGCACTGGCATACTAAAGGAAGACTCCACAAAAAGACTCCTCACAGGCTTTATACTTCACAAGCAGACTGGACTGCCTCTAATTCTCTCCGGCGGTGCGTCAGTGAGCGCCCTTCCAGAGGCTGAGATAATGAGGTCCATGCTTGAGAGCTTAGGTGTGGAAAAAGGTAGCCTGTATGCTGAAGTCAAAAGCAGAGACACTGAAGAAAACGCAAAGGAAGTAAAGGCTATATGTCAAAAACTAAAGTGCAAAAGGGTAATATTGATTACCTCTGCTTACCATATGAAAAGAGCTGTGATGTCCTTTGAAAAGGTAGGTTTAGAAGTAGTTCCTTACCCAACTGACTTTAAAAGGGACTTAAGATACAACCTCTACAGCTTTTTACCAAAGATGAGCGTTATGGCAGACAGCTACAAAGCACTGAGAGAGTATTTGGGTTTATTGTGGTATTCTTTTAGCTTGGATGATTAG